The sequence TCTAAAGCGTTCTAACACGGGCGTTATCACGTCAATTTCTTCCATTCCCATATGCCCACCTTCACCAGCGTGAGGGTTTAACCCGCAGACGAGTACCGTGGGGCTGTTGAGATCAAATTTTGTTTTCAAGTCGTGCAGCAATATAGTAAGAACGCCACTCAGGGATTCGTCGGTGATCGCGGCCGAGACGTCTTTTAGCGGGAGATGTGTGGTGGCTAATGCAACGCGTAGGCCTGTGGTTGCAAGCATCATGACGACCTTATCCGTACCGCTTTTCTCGGCGAAAAACTCCGTGTGACCCGAAAAGGCGACACCGGCGTCGTTGATAACACTTTTTTGTACGGGGCCTGTGACAACGCCAGCAAAAAGGCCAGAGATGCAACCGTCGGTTGCGGTTTGCAGTGTGCCTAGTACGTAATGAGCATTGCGTTTGTCTAATGTGCCCGGTGTTACGGGAGCGGCTAAAGGAGTATCAACGATATAAAGCTCGCCGGCGTTTGTTTTGAGCGGAGAGCCGTGAGCGTCGAAATCAATGAGCGTTAATGGAAGCTTGAGCTGTTCGGCCCGCTCAGCAAGCAGAGCGCGGTTGGCAATACACACCAGCTGACAGTCGTGTGCTTGTTGAGCAGCGGCAATCACAAGGTCTGGGCCTATGCCTGCGGGCTCGCCGGGCGTTAATGCTATACGCAGTATTTGGGTCACTAGAGTTGCTCATAAAAATAGGGCGAGTACTAAGACTCGCCACAGGTACAGCGATATTCGCTGCAGGGGGTTTAAGCGGTAAACACGCTATATTTTGTGTTCAATAAAGGCTTCGTCGCGCATTTCTTGCAGCCATACTTGGGTTTCATCTTCGAAACGTCGGCTGGTGAGCACGTTACGGGCTTTTTGACGAATAGCTTCTTGGGTGAAGTCTTCTTGGCGGCGGCCCATAACTTCTAGAATATGCCAGCCGAACTGGGTTAAGAACGGCATACTGACTTCGCCAATTTCAGCGTCTCGTATCGTTTGTGCAAATTCAGGCACGAAAGACTCTGGGCTGGTCCAGTCCATATCACCGCCTTGTAGTTTGGAGCCAATATCTTCGGAGTGGTCTTTTGCTAGGTCTCCAAATTCGGCCTCACCTTCGATAATTTGATTACGTAAATCGGTAATTTTGGCGAGTGCTTTTTCTTTATTTAGAATAGCGGAAGGTTTGATCAATATGTGCCGAACATGGGCTTGATCGACAATTT is a genomic window of Teredinibacter purpureus containing:
- the pdxA gene encoding 4-hydroxythreonine-4-phosphate dehydrogenase PdxA, with product MRIALTPGEPAGIGPDLVIAAAQQAHDCQLVCIANRALLAERAEQLKLPLTLIDFDAHGSPLKTNAGELYIVDTPLAAPVTPGTLDKRNAHYVLGTLQTATDGCISGLFAGVVTGPVQKSVINDAGVAFSGHTEFFAEKSGTDKVVMMLATTGLRVALATTHLPLKDVSAAITDESLSGVLTILLHDLKTKFDLNSPTVLVCGLNPHAGEGGHMGMEEIDVITPVLERFRAQGNTLIGPLPADTLFTPKHLDNADAVLAMYHDQGLPVLKYKGFGNAVNITLGLPFIRTSVDHGTALDLAGTGKADAGSLNVALREALYLARNSVETPS